A region from the uncultured Holophaga sp. genome encodes:
- a CDS encoding STAS domain-containing protein, giving the protein MPSPRSRSLSSRADGKLRLVPGGDLVASTVEGERERWQKGLDASPKAVILSLKGVRQIDSLGITLILGAFKTCQKQGIPFAIEEACPDLMRVFRLFSLPKLFPVHEGPAHE; this is encoded by the coding sequence ATGCCCTCTCCTAGATCCCGCTCCCTGTCCTCCCGAGCCGATGGCAAGCTGCGGCTTGTCCCCGGCGGCGATCTTGTGGCCAGCACCGTGGAGGGGGAACGGGAGCGCTGGCAGAAGGGGCTGGATGCCAGCCCCAAGGCCGTCATCCTCAGCCTGAAGGGCGTCAGGCAGATCGACAGCCTGGGCATCACCCTGATCCTGGGGGCCTTCAAAACCTGCCAGAAGCAGGGGATCCCCTTCGCCATTGAGGAAGCCTGCCCGGACCTCATGCGGGTCTTCAGGCTCTTCAGCCTGCCCAAGCTCTTCCCTGTCCATGAGGGGCCCGCCCATGAGTAG
- a CDS encoding chemotaxis protein CheA, with product MSSLVDESIVSDFVTESREHLNNIEPDLLAMEQSGSNAGQEVLNRVFRAIHSIKGGAGFLAFERLKSLSHAMENVLMLIRDGKLEAAPPVMDALLASLDRLRAMLDDIHSSDQIPCDQELARLKGVLEQQGQPPDAKVSLKPEGGSLVDQCFDIDEQALRSCLNRGMQLYHARAFLHRDIKDKGLTPLSFLNNALGVGNCLDAYIDISGVAELGQCLEQDLAVSLLFATVLERDLAVVALKLPEEQVVPLDTKGIKAHLGIGKPMPAAAPVPDPAPEAAPPVAVTAAPAEEPAPPEAAKPTPKDAQGPETLRVRVDLLTALMNQVGELVLGRNQLMRAMTDHQREIPGLSGILQNISQVTSELQERVMQTRMQPIGTVFNRFPRIIRDMSRALGKQIEIQIMGGDVELDKSIVELLADPLTHIIRNSADHAIETPEARVAKGKPASGQIVLHAFHQGGQVNIAISDDGQGIDPRKVLKKALEKGILTQTRAAELTEREVVNLIFAPGFSTAETVSEISGRGVGMDVVRTNTEKLGGRVEVESEPGMGTTVLLRLPLTLAIIPSMIVGVSEQRFAIPQVNIVEFVWIRARDVRNRIERLHGAQVLRLRDKLLPLIRLADVLEIPRSYEDPASGEALPDRRLALADRRSPEGSAGGESRTERRVDARNDYSVVVLRLGPHQFGVIVDELFDIEEIVVKPLSSYIADCKCFSGATILGDGRAIMILDPGGIATTAELHFSDIQEEEKRRKEQELQAAALKASRTRSIILFKVAGEERFAVPQEQVKRLERIEARAIERVGNREYWKYLDEPLPLLRLDSLLPVSPLPPGREELYLIIPKSADGSSGQTGIIISDILDALDVDVDLKPMDLQRPGLLGSAMVHDRLTVFLDPQELVAAGGAA from the coding sequence ATGAGTAGCCTGGTGGATGAAAGCATCGTCTCGGACTTTGTGACGGAGAGCCGGGAGCATCTGAACAACATCGAACCGGACCTGCTCGCCATGGAGCAGAGCGGCTCCAACGCCGGTCAGGAGGTCCTGAACCGGGTCTTCCGGGCCATTCACAGCATCAAGGGAGGCGCAGGCTTCCTCGCCTTCGAGCGTCTCAAGAGCCTCAGCCACGCCATGGAAAACGTCCTGATGCTGATACGGGACGGCAAGCTCGAAGCCGCCCCCCCGGTCATGGATGCCCTCCTGGCCAGCCTGGACCGCCTCCGGGCCATGCTGGACGACATCCACAGCAGTGACCAGATCCCCTGCGATCAGGAACTGGCGCGGCTCAAAGGCGTCCTGGAGCAGCAGGGCCAGCCCCCCGATGCCAAGGTCTCGCTGAAGCCCGAGGGAGGCAGCCTGGTGGACCAGTGCTTCGATATCGATGAGCAGGCCCTGCGGTCCTGCCTCAACCGCGGCATGCAGCTCTACCACGCCAGGGCCTTCCTCCACCGTGACATCAAGGACAAGGGACTGACCCCCCTGAGCTTCCTGAACAATGCCCTGGGCGTCGGAAACTGCCTGGACGCCTACATCGACATCAGCGGCGTCGCCGAGCTCGGCCAGTGCCTGGAGCAGGATCTGGCGGTCTCCCTCCTCTTCGCCACCGTCCTGGAGCGCGACCTCGCCGTCGTGGCCCTGAAACTGCCGGAGGAGCAGGTGGTGCCCCTGGACACCAAGGGCATCAAGGCCCACCTGGGCATCGGCAAGCCAATGCCCGCCGCCGCGCCGGTACCCGACCCGGCACCGGAAGCCGCGCCTCCAGTCGCCGTCACTGCGGCCCCCGCCGAAGAGCCAGCCCCCCCGGAGGCGGCCAAACCCACCCCCAAGGATGCCCAGGGACCCGAGACGCTCCGGGTCCGGGTTGACCTGCTCACGGCCTTGATGAACCAGGTGGGGGAGCTTGTGCTCGGACGGAACCAGCTGATGCGGGCCATGACCGATCACCAGCGCGAGATCCCGGGGCTCTCGGGCATCCTCCAGAACATCAGCCAGGTGACCTCCGAACTCCAGGAGCGGGTCATGCAGACCCGGATGCAGCCCATCGGCACCGTCTTCAACCGCTTCCCCCGTATCATCCGGGACATGTCCAGGGCCCTGGGCAAGCAGATCGAGATCCAGATCATGGGCGGGGATGTCGAGCTGGACAAGTCCATCGTGGAGCTCCTGGCCGATCCCCTCACCCACATCATCCGCAACTCCGCGGACCACGCCATCGAGACGCCCGAGGCCCGAGTGGCCAAGGGCAAGCCTGCTTCAGGTCAGATCGTCCTGCACGCCTTCCACCAGGGCGGCCAGGTCAACATCGCCATCTCCGATGATGGGCAGGGTATCGATCCCAGGAAGGTCCTCAAGAAGGCCCTGGAGAAGGGCATCCTGACCCAGACCAGGGCAGCGGAGCTGACGGAAAGGGAGGTCGTCAACCTCATCTTCGCTCCGGGCTTCAGCACCGCGGAGACCGTCTCCGAGATCTCGGGGCGGGGCGTGGGCATGGATGTGGTGCGGACCAACACGGAGAAGCTCGGCGGGCGGGTGGAGGTGGAGTCCGAACCCGGCATGGGTACCACGGTGCTCCTCCGCCTGCCCCTGACCCTGGCCATCATCCCCTCCATGATCGTGGGCGTTTCCGAGCAGCGCTTCGCCATTCCCCAGGTGAACATCGTGGAGTTCGTCTGGATCCGGGCCAGGGATGTCCGGAATCGCATCGAGCGCCTCCATGGCGCCCAGGTCCTCCGCCTGAGGGATAAGCTCCTCCCCCTGATCCGACTGGCGGATGTCCTGGAGATCCCCAGGAGCTATGAGGATCCTGCCTCAGGAGAGGCCCTGCCCGACCGCCGCCTGGCCCTCGCAGACCGCCGCTCCCCCGAAGGGTCCGCAGGAGGGGAGAGCCGGACCGAGCGAAGGGTCGATGCCCGAAACGACTACAGCGTGGTGGTCCTGCGCCTCGGGCCGCACCAGTTCGGCGTCATCGTGGACGAGCTCTTCGATATCGAGGAAATCGTGGTGAAGCCGCTCTCCAGCTACATCGCCGACTGCAAGTGCTTCAGCGGGGCCACCATTCTGGGAGACGGGCGGGCCATCATGATCCTGGACCCCGGGGGCATCGCCACCACCGCCGAGCTCCACTTCTCGGACATCCAGGAAGAGGAGAAGCGCCGCAAGGAGCAGGAACTCCAGGCTGCAGCCCTCAAGGCCTCCCGCACCCGGTCCATCATCCTCTTCAAGGTCGCGGGGGAGGAGCGCTTCGCCGTGCCCCAGGAGCAGGTCAAGCGTCTTGAGCGCATCGAGGCCCGCGCCATCGAAAGGGTGGGGAACCGGGAATACTGGAAGTATCTGGATGAGCCCCTGCCCCTCCTCCGACTGGACAGCCTTCTCCCGGTGAGTCCCCTTCCTCCGGGGCGCGAAGAGCTCTACCTCATCATCCCCAAAAGCGCCGATGGTTCCAGCGGCCAGACCGGCATCATCATCTCGGACATCCTGGATGCCCTGGATGTGGATGTGGACCTCAAGCCCATGGACCTCCAGCGCCCCGGCCTCCTGGGCTCAGCCATGGTCCATGACCGCCTGACGGTCTTCCTGGATCCCCAGGAGCTCGTAGCGGCAGGAGGCGCGGCATGA